The following are encoded together in the Streptomyces sp. NBC_01465 genome:
- a CDS encoding glycoside hydrolase family 2 TIM barrel-domain containing protein — protein MSTVRTPYYEDVSPGTGALAPRAHSPSSDAKSLSLNGTWNFRLAPTADAEDESFATQGYDAGAWSEITVPGHWVLQGHGAPIYTNHLYPFPLDPPRVPTENPTGDHLHTFDLPADWPADGDAVLRFDGVESCAKVWLNGEEIGEFKGSRLPHEFAVGALLRASGNVLAVRVHQWSSGSYLEDQDQWWLPGIFRDVTLQHRPADAVRDFFVHSPYDHRSGQGTLRVDCEPGGRITVPELGIDAATGESVTVRVEPWTAETPRLYDGVLATAGERIPVRIGFRTVALEDGLIKVNGRRILFRGVNRHEWHPEKGRALDAETMRRDVELMKSHNINAVRTSHYPPHPAFLDLCDEYGLWVIDECDLETHGFVEQEWRDNPVDDARWTPALVDRASRMVERDKNHPSVLIWSLGNEAGTGRGLTAMAEWIRDRDPDRLIHYEGDAGCRDTDVYSRMYTPHAEVEQIGLGLDGGTARRRQLPFILCEYGHAMGTGPGGLTEYQQLFEAHERNQGGFIWEWIDHGITDERYGFAYGGDFGEELHDSNFVCDGLIFPDRTPSPGLTEYKKVVEPVRITGDGEAGTVRITNGYDFSDLSHLAFEWSYQVDGETIEAGSLAVPPLAPGESADLKLPSPPVSGGDAEAHWTVQAQLADTPEHTVAWGQLPATPRSALPVVTGSRPQRDGDGLITLGPATFDTRTGALRTVGSVEVVAPRLDVWRAPTDNDNGASWQGGERNGLLWRELGLHRMQHRLDSVELTDEALIVRTRVAPAARDVGLAVAYRWTSDGDRLRLSVSVTPEGEWKVPLPRLGVRLGLPGSTDAVGWYGGGPGESYPDTSAASRIGRWTSTVDELQVPCVRPQENGARSDVRRLDIGGLRIEGEPEFWFTARRWTVEQLDAAEHLTDLTPGDTVWVNLDHALQGIGSQSCGPGVLPQHELHSAPAEFTFVFTPLGAV, from the coding sequence ATGAGTACTGTGCGCACCCCGTACTACGAAGACGTCTCTCCCGGCACCGGCGCCCTCGCACCGCGCGCCCACAGCCCGTCCTCCGATGCGAAGTCCCTCTCCCTCAACGGCACTTGGAACTTCCGGCTCGCCCCGACAGCCGACGCCGAGGACGAGTCGTTCGCCACGCAGGGGTACGACGCCGGGGCCTGGTCCGAGATCACGGTGCCCGGCCACTGGGTGCTCCAGGGCCACGGCGCCCCGATCTACACCAACCACCTGTACCCCTTCCCGCTCGACCCGCCGCGCGTGCCCACCGAAAACCCGACCGGCGACCACCTCCACACCTTCGACCTGCCCGCCGACTGGCCGGCGGACGGCGACGCCGTGCTCCGCTTCGACGGTGTCGAGTCCTGCGCCAAGGTGTGGCTCAACGGCGAGGAGATCGGCGAGTTCAAGGGCAGCAGGCTGCCGCACGAGTTCGCGGTCGGCGCACTGCTGCGGGCGAGCGGCAACGTCCTGGCCGTACGGGTGCACCAGTGGTCCTCGGGCTCGTACCTGGAGGACCAGGACCAGTGGTGGCTGCCCGGCATCTTCCGCGACGTGACGCTGCAGCACCGGCCCGCCGACGCGGTCCGCGACTTCTTCGTGCACAGCCCGTACGACCACCGCAGCGGCCAGGGGACCCTGCGCGTCGACTGCGAGCCCGGCGGCCGGATCACCGTGCCCGAACTGGGGATCGACGCCGCGACCGGCGAGTCCGTGACCGTGCGCGTCGAGCCGTGGACCGCCGAGACACCGCGTCTGTACGACGGGGTGCTGGCGACGGCGGGCGAGCGGATACCGGTACGGATCGGGTTCCGTACCGTCGCCCTTGAGGACGGCCTGATCAAGGTCAACGGCCGCCGCATCCTCTTCCGCGGCGTCAACCGCCACGAGTGGCACCCCGAGAAGGGGCGCGCCCTCGACGCGGAGACGATGCGCCGCGACGTCGAGCTGATGAAGAGCCACAACATCAACGCCGTCCGCACCTCCCACTACCCGCCGCACCCCGCCTTCCTGGACCTGTGCGACGAGTACGGGCTGTGGGTGATCGACGAGTGCGATCTGGAGACCCACGGCTTCGTCGAGCAGGAGTGGCGCGACAACCCGGTCGACGACGCCCGCTGGACCCCGGCCCTCGTCGACCGCGCCTCGCGCATGGTCGAGCGCGACAAGAACCACCCCTCGGTGCTCATCTGGTCGCTCGGCAACGAGGCGGGCACGGGCCGCGGCCTGACCGCCATGGCCGAGTGGATCCGCGACCGCGATCCCGACCGGCTGATCCACTACGAGGGCGACGCGGGCTGCCGTGACACGGACGTCTACTCGCGCATGTACACCCCGCACGCCGAGGTCGAGCAGATCGGACTCGGCCTCGACGGCGGCACCGCACGACGGCGCCAACTCCCCTTCATCCTCTGCGAGTACGGACACGCCATGGGCACGGGCCCGGGCGGACTCACCGAGTACCAGCAGCTCTTCGAGGCGCACGAGCGCAACCAGGGCGGTTTCATCTGGGAGTGGATCGACCACGGCATCACGGACGAGCGCTACGGCTTCGCGTACGGCGGCGACTTCGGCGAGGAGCTCCACGACTCGAACTTCGTCTGCGACGGCCTGATCTTCCCCGACCGCACGCCCTCCCCAGGCCTGACCGAGTACAAGAAGGTCGTCGAGCCGGTACGGATCACGGGCGACGGCGAGGCGGGCACGGTCCGGATCACCAACGGATACGACTTCTCCGACCTCTCCCACCTGGCCTTCGAGTGGTCCTACCAGGTGGACGGCGAGACGATCGAGGCAGGCAGCCTCGCCGTGCCTCCCCTGGCACCCGGCGAGTCGGCCGACCTCAAGCTCCCCTCGCCGCCGGTGTCGGGCGGGGACGCCGAGGCGCACTGGACGGTGCAGGCGCAGCTCGCCGACACCCCGGAGCACACGGTCGCCTGGGGGCAGCTGCCCGCAACTCCCCGCAGCGCACTGCCTGTTGTCACCGGAAGCCGCCCCCAGCGGGACGGCGACGGGCTGATCACGCTGGGCCCGGCCACCTTCGACACCCGCACCGGCGCCCTGCGGACGGTCGGCTCCGTCGAGGTCGTCGCCCCGCGCCTGGACGTGTGGCGTGCGCCGACCGACAACGACAACGGCGCGAGCTGGCAGGGCGGCGAGCGCAACGGTCTCCTCTGGCGCGAGCTGGGTCTGCACCGGATGCAACACCGCCTGGACAGCGTGGAGTTGACGGACGAGGCGCTCATCGTCCGCACCCGGGTGGCGCCCGCCGCCCGGGACGTCGGCCTGGCGGTGGCGTACCGCTGGACCAGTGACGGCGACCGGCTGCGGCTGAGCGTCTCGGTCACGCCCGAGGGCGAGTGGAAGGTCCCGCTGCCCCGGCTCGGTGTGCGTCTGGGGCTGCCGGGGAGCACGGACGCGGTCGGCTGGTACGGGGGCGGACCCGGCGAGTCGTACCCCGACACGTCGGCGGCGTCCAGGATCGGCCGCTGGACGTCGACGGTCGACGAGCTCCAAGTCCCGTGCGTACGGCCGCAGGAGAACGGGGCGCGCTCCGACGTCCGGCGCCTGGACATCGGCGGGCTGCGCATCGAGGGCGAGCCCGAGTTCTGGTTCACCGCACGGCGCTGGACCGTCGAGCAGCTCGACGCGGCCGAGCACCTCACCGACCTGACGCCGGGCGACACCGTCTGGGTCAACCTCGACCACGCCCTGCAGGGCATCGGCTCGCAGTCCTGCGGACCCGGCGTGCTGCCCCAGCACGAACTGCACTCCGCACCGGCCGAGTTCACCTTTGTGTTCACCCCGCTGGGCGCGGTGTGA
- a CDS encoding MFS transporter, with the protein MTETLTATAAGRLFSRPAAVASCVAFVLIGMVQAVYGPAVPGLREEFGLSPSAAGLGLSLHFTGGVVGVLAFNSIHARISNSRLLSASYALMALGALGVAVAPNWPLALLAAFVGGLGFGGVDYGLNQLFAVGFGNRSTAMLNVLNAHFGIGAVLGPAVIAALGPENYPYAFGACALLSAVLMCCTRGIGTAEPAPASAAAPANGQRLLSRVLVGFLALYILNVAVEAGVGGWEPTHLETVGFTAAVAASATSVYWLMMTVGRFLVVPLTLRYTPELILTVCAAGMTACLLLALIPGAAPYAYAGVGLFIAPVFPTGLPWLNRALPHARRAGAWVISASMIGGVAAPPLLGKGIELSGIRAVPVLLTVLSAASLLATVWLKRATPTAPQD; encoded by the coding sequence GTGACCGAGACCCTCACCGCCACCGCGGCCGGGCGGCTCTTCAGCCGTCCGGCCGCGGTGGCGTCCTGCGTGGCCTTCGTCCTCATCGGCATGGTCCAGGCGGTCTACGGTCCCGCCGTACCCGGCCTGCGCGAGGAGTTCGGGCTCTCCCCCTCCGCCGCCGGACTCGGCCTCAGCCTGCACTTCACGGGCGGCGTCGTAGGGGTCCTGGCCTTCAACTCCATCCACGCGAGGATCAGCAACAGCCGTCTGCTGAGCGCCAGTTACGCCCTGATGGCACTCGGCGCCCTCGGCGTGGCCGTGGCCCCGAACTGGCCCCTGGCACTCCTGGCCGCGTTCGTCGGCGGGCTCGGCTTCGGCGGTGTCGACTACGGACTCAACCAGCTCTTCGCGGTCGGCTTCGGCAACCGCTCCACCGCCATGCTGAACGTCCTCAACGCCCACTTCGGGATCGGCGCCGTGCTCGGCCCCGCGGTCATCGCGGCGCTGGGACCGGAGAACTACCCGTACGCCTTCGGAGCCTGCGCACTCCTGTCGGCGGTCCTGATGTGCTGCACCCGCGGCATCGGCACCGCGGAGCCGGCCCCCGCGAGCGCCGCGGCCCCCGCGAACGGGCAGCGACTGCTCTCCCGCGTCCTCGTCGGCTTCCTCGCCCTCTATATCCTCAATGTGGCCGTGGAGGCGGGCGTCGGCGGCTGGGAGCCGACCCATCTGGAGACGGTCGGCTTCACCGCGGCGGTCGCGGCGTCGGCCACCTCCGTCTACTGGCTGATGATGACGGTCGGCCGCTTCCTGGTCGTCCCCCTCACCCTCCGGTACACCCCCGAGCTCATCCTCACGGTCTGCGCGGCCGGGATGACGGCGTGCCTCCTCCTCGCCCTGATCCCGGGCGCGGCCCCGTACGCGTACGCGGGTGTCGGCCTGTTCATCGCCCCGGTCTTCCCGACCGGGCTGCCGTGGCTCAACCGGGCCCTCCCGCACGCCCGGCGCGCGGGAGCCTGGGTGATCTCCGCGTCGATGATCGGCGGGGTGGCCGCACCGCCCTTGCTGGGCAAGGGAATTGAGCTGTCCGGCATCCGTGCGGTGCCCGTACTCCTGACGGTGCTGTCGGCAGCTTCGCTGCTGGCGACGGTCTGGCTGAAGCGAGCAACGCCGACAGCACCCCAGGACTGA
- a CDS encoding GlxA family transcriptional regulator, whose product MSPRHRVVALVLPPQSTFELGCAAEVFGVATPGIPEAYDFRVCTEHPGPVPTLAGYDMNVTHGLEALDSADTVVVPGKNEPTAPASPAVLDALRRAHARGARIAAICSGAFLLAEAGLLDGRRAATHWRLADALARHAPQVRVDPDVLYIDHGDVATSGGSAAGIDLCLHLVRADQGAAYAAQIARNMVMPPHREGCQLQYVDLPPYEGRVPDSLAPLLAWAADRLGGQLGVEELADHAGLSPRTLARRFNDQLGVSPGRWVLDRRIAAAQALLEQTDLPVETVATRVGLHSAINLRRHFHRALRTTPAAYRRAFQEPARQPS is encoded by the coding sequence ATGAGCCCCCGCCACCGGGTCGTCGCCCTCGTCCTTCCGCCGCAGTCGACCTTCGAACTCGGCTGCGCCGCCGAGGTCTTCGGCGTCGCGACCCCCGGCATCCCGGAGGCGTACGACTTCCGCGTCTGTACGGAACACCCCGGTCCGGTCCCCACGCTCGCGGGCTACGACATGAACGTCACGCACGGTCTCGAAGCCCTCGACTCCGCAGACACCGTCGTCGTCCCCGGCAAGAACGAACCCACCGCCCCCGCGTCGCCCGCCGTCCTCGACGCCCTGCGCCGCGCCCACGCCCGGGGTGCGCGCATCGCCGCGATCTGCTCCGGAGCCTTCCTCCTCGCCGAGGCCGGGCTCCTCGACGGGCGCCGCGCTGCCACCCACTGGCGCCTGGCGGACGCCCTCGCCCGGCACGCCCCGCAGGTCCGGGTCGACCCGGACGTCCTCTACATCGACCACGGCGACGTCGCCACCAGCGGCGGCAGCGCCGCCGGGATCGACCTCTGCCTCCATCTGGTCCGCGCCGACCAGGGCGCCGCCTACGCAGCCCAGATCGCCCGCAACATGGTGATGCCGCCGCACCGTGAGGGCTGCCAGCTGCAGTACGTGGACCTGCCGCCGTACGAGGGCCGGGTCCCCGACTCGCTCGCCCCGCTCCTGGCCTGGGCCGCCGACCGGCTGGGCGGGCAGCTCGGTGTCGAGGAGCTCGCCGACCACGCCGGGCTCTCGCCGCGCACCCTGGCGCGGCGCTTCAACGACCAGCTCGGTGTCAGCCCGGGGCGCTGGGTGCTCGACCGTCGTATCGCCGCCGCACAGGCACTCCTCGAACAGACCGATCTGCCCGTCGAGACGGTCGCCACCCGCGTCGGCCTGCACTCGGCGATCAACCTCCGGCGCCACTTCCACCGGGCCCTGCGCACCACACCCGCCGCCTACCGGAGGGCATTCCAGGAGCCGGCACGGCAACCTTCCTGA
- a CDS encoding RICIN domain-containing protein: MSRIRRLLLVLCAGLAGMLLFPVGAAQAATGPVTVTSGTQVTDTSGALVQAHGGGVIKVGTYYYWFGEDRNTDNTFKYVSAYRSTDLKNWEFRHHVLTQATDPELATANIERPKVVYNATTGQFVMWMHKESATDYSEARAAVATSSTVDGNYAYKGSFRPLGTHMSRDITLFTDTDGTAYMASAANENYDLQIYRLTADYTAIASLVANPWPGGHREAPALFKRGSVYFMLTSGATGWSANQQQYATATSLAGPWSAMQNVGDSTAFNSQTAYVLPVQGTSGTSYLYLGDRWGNSFGRTVNDSRYVWLPLTFPTSTSMAMSWYPQTTVDTAAGTVAGVSAAYETLTARHSGKCVDVPDQSILYGVAVGQYTCNSGANQKFWFQDTGDGYVRLMGRQSSLCLTETSTAVVQQACAGTTDQQWKVTTNSAGYVALAARVSGECLDVSGGSTANSAAIITYACSGATNQQWKRAG, translated from the coding sequence ATGAGCCGTATACGCAGACTGCTTCTCGTCCTCTGTGCCGGCCTCGCGGGGATGCTCCTCTTCCCCGTGGGCGCCGCGCAGGCCGCCACCGGTCCGGTGACCGTCACGAGCGGCACACAAGTCACCGACACCAGCGGGGCGTTGGTGCAGGCGCACGGGGGCGGGGTCATCAAGGTCGGTACGTACTACTACTGGTTCGGCGAGGACCGCAACACCGACAACACCTTCAAGTACGTCTCCGCCTACCGCTCCACGGACCTCAAGAACTGGGAGTTCCGCCACCACGTCCTGACCCAGGCCACCGATCCCGAACTGGCCACGGCCAACATCGAGCGCCCGAAGGTCGTCTACAACGCCACGACCGGGCAGTTCGTGATGTGGATGCACAAGGAGAGCGCCACCGACTACAGCGAGGCGAGGGCTGCCGTCGCCACCTCGTCGACCGTCGACGGCAACTACGCCTACAAGGGCAGCTTCCGGCCGCTCGGCACCCATATGTCGCGCGACATCACTCTCTTCACCGACACCGACGGCACCGCCTACATGGCGTCCGCCGCCAACGAGAACTACGACCTGCAGATCTACCGCCTCACCGCCGACTACACGGCCATCGCGAGTCTGGTCGCCAACCCCTGGCCCGGCGGCCACCGCGAGGCCCCGGCGCTCTTCAAGCGGGGCAGCGTGTACTTCATGCTGACCTCCGGCGCGACGGGCTGGAGCGCCAACCAGCAGCAGTACGCCACCGCTACCTCGCTCGCCGGGCCGTGGAGCGCCATGCAGAACGTGGGCGACTCGACGGCCTTCAACTCCCAGACGGCGTACGTCCTTCCGGTCCAGGGGACATCGGGGACCTCGTACCTCTACCTGGGCGACCGGTGGGGCAACTCCTTCGGCCGGACCGTCAACGACTCGCGCTATGTCTGGCTGCCGCTGACCTTCCCGACCTCGACCTCGATGGCCATGAGCTGGTACCCGCAGACCACCGTCGACACCGCGGCCGGCACAGTCGCCGGGGTGAGCGCCGCCTACGAGACGCTGACCGCCCGGCACAGCGGCAAGTGCGTGGACGTCCCCGACCAGTCGATCCTCTACGGCGTCGCGGTCGGCCAGTACACCTGCAACAGCGGTGCGAACCAGAAGTTCTGGTTCCAGGACACCGGTGACGGCTACGTCCGGCTGATGGGCCGGCAGAGTTCGCTCTGCCTCACCGAGACCTCGACCGCCGTCGTGCAGCAGGCCTGCGCGGGTACCACCGACCAGCAGTGGAAGGTGACCACGAACTCCGCCGGATATGTGGCACTCGCCGCCCGGGTGAGCGGCGAGTGCCTCGATGTGTCCGGAGGCTCCACGGCAAACTCCGCCGCGATCATCACGTACGCCTGCTCGGGCGCCACCAACCAGCAGTGGAAGCGCGCGGGTTGA